A DNA window from Helianthus annuus cultivar XRQ/B chromosome 15, HanXRQr2.0-SUNRISE, whole genome shotgun sequence contains the following coding sequences:
- the LOC110920218 gene encoding uncharacterized protein LOC110920218: MSFTSSSLLSKNRHAIRSISLPTRSHPSTLQVEEELVKFKTWETSVSCISDAETIYHGLTNLGRLYTCVDDLLSLPLTRQALLHHQYEKVVHELEDRSMRLLDICGSFRDIVSQVKAHVRDVQSALRRKGDLNHLNTDASFLKKLIKDAKKSVAEFNQIDHAYSAKPLDIVPHLALVIQILREVSEVSISVFRRLLSYLSKSISKPKPTTKWFTVSKYIQKGPTECKDQHHIRVEALDCNTENIENGLECLFRKLIRTRASLLNIISDH; this comes from the coding sequence ATGTCTTTCACATCATCTTCTTTGTTATCCAAGAATCGTCATGCCATTCGATCCATTAGTTTGCCAACTCGATCACACCCGAGCACGCTTCAAGTCGAAGAGGAACTTGTCAAATTCAAAACTTGGGAGACATCTGTTTCATGTATTTCTGACGCAGAAACAATTTACCACGGTCTAACAAATCTTGGTAGATTGTATACATGTGTAGACGATCTACTGAGTTTGCCACTGACCCGCCAAGCCCTTTTGCACCATCAATATGAGAAAGTGGTCCATGAGTTGGAGGATCGATCCATGAGGCTTTTGGACATTTGTGGCTCTTTCAGAGACATTGTTTCACAAGTCAAGGCACATGTAAGAGATGTTCAATCAGCATTGAGGAGAAAAGGGGATCTAAATCATCTGAACACAGATGCTTCATTCCTAAAGAAACTAATCAAGGATGCCAAAAAAAGTGTTGCGGAGTTTAATCAAATCGATCATGCTTACAGCGCAAAACCCTTAGATATTGTCCCTCATCTTGCTTTGGTGATTCAAATACTAAGAGAAGTGAGTGAAGTCAGCATTTCTGTCTTTAGAAGGCTCTTGTCCTATTTGTCGAAATCCATTTCAAAGCCAAAGCCGACAACAAAATGGTTCACAGTCTCAAAATATATCCAAAAAGGACCAACTGAATGCAAAGATCAACATCATATTCGTGTTGAGGCTTTAGATTGCAACACTGAAAATATTGAGAATGGTTTGGAGTGCTTGTTTAGGAAGTTAATCAGAACAAGGGCTTCCCTCTTAAATATTATATCTGATCACTAA